CGGGGATCGTGACGACCGGAATATCCAGTTCCGGAATTTACCACGGGAATGCACCATTCGCATTTACACCATCACTGGTGAATTTGTGGCGCAACTGGACAAAAATGATAACCGTGATTATATCAGTTGGAACCTGCTGACATTCGAATCCCAATCGCTGGCATATGGTGTTTACATTTACCATGTGGACGCACCGGGCGTTGGCACAAAAATCGGACGGTTCGCGATTATCAAATAAGTATTTGCAATTGAAAATAACCGGCGTGTAACAGCGCCGGTTAATTAACGAGAGAAAACAACATAAATGAGACAAAAGATGAGCAATATTTGCAAACAACTGCGAGTGATACTGATAACAATCCTGTTTGGTGCGATGCCCGTTTTGTCCCAAAGTTCACAGGATGTTTCATCAATCGACCGGGCAGGAACGACAGCTGGACAATTTTTAAAGATTGGGGCTGGTGCACGGGCGATTGGATTGGGTAGTGCCTACACCGCATTGACAGATGATATTTTGTCGATCTACTGGAATCCTGCCGGGTTATCCCGCGTTCGCGGAAACGGGGAAGCCACATTCAACCATGCCGAATGGTTAGCCGAAACCAGCTACGATTTCGCAGCTTTTTCGATGAATCTCGGATCGTTTGGTGCGCTCGGTATCCATATCACATCACTCAGTGTTCCCGAAGAGCCCGTCCGCACGATTGATAATCCCGACGGCACCGGCCAATTTTGGGATGCAACAATGATATCCGGTGGTGTCAGCTATGCACTGTCGCTTACCGAGGATTTCTCGATCGGATTTACCGGAAAATTTGTTCAGGAAAAAATATTCAATCAGACTGCCCGTGGCGCAGCAGTCGATTTGGGCGTGTTGTATCGCACACCATTTCGTCGGTTATGGCTCGGTGCAGCTATTTCTAATTTCGGCACCAAAATGCAGCTCGACGGACGTGATCTGTATATTAATTACGATCCGTTTACGCAAAGCGGCGGTGTATCCAACGTGCCCTCCAAATATCGTCTAGAGAAGTTCGAGTTACCGCTAACCATGCGTTTTGGTTTGGCATTGGAAGCCTATAAAAATGATGATATCACTGTGCTGGCAGTTGCTGACGGTGTTCAACCTAACGATAATGGCGAATACCTCAACAGCGGTTTGGAAGTTGGCGTAAAAAACACCATTTTCCTGCGCGGCGGATACAAATCATTAATGATGGAAAATAGCGAACAGGGTTTAACCTTCGGCGCGGGCATACGCTACGATGCCGCCGGAACCAACCTTAAATTTGATTTTGGCTGGGCCGATTATGGTCGCTTGGACAATGTGCAGTTTGTTTCTTTTACGGTGCGCTATTAAATTTAATTGCGACACCCTGAAAACTGATAAAATATCGAAACATACTTGATTTTAAAAATATTAGTGCCTATTTATATACATTATTTGATGATGCATTGCAGGGCAGTAAAACAACAACCCACTCCACGAAAGGAGGTGTATTGCCCTAACAGGATTTGACTTCAGCACTGATTCTTTTTACCCTAACAAACTCTAATCATTTAACCCTCTGGAGGTCAATATGAGAAAATTTGTAACGCCAATTCTTATGGTGGCGATGTTGTTCTCGTTGACAGTATTTGGTCAAAACCGTTTCGACCGTCTTGCTACAATTGATGCAATGCCGGAAGATGTCGGTGGTTTCGGTAACTTTGTTGCCGGTGTCGACTTGGACGATGACGGGCTGCTGGAAATTTATACCGTCAACGATGACTGGTATGATCAGGTTGGTTTGGACCTGGTTCCCCGTATTTATAAGTATGAAGATGGTCCGGACGGATGGGATCTCGTTTGGAGCACCCGTTTGCCCCTCGAATTCCAGAACACCTGGCCGGCCCTCGCTGCTGGCGATCTGGATAACGACGGAAAAGCAGAAATTATCTGGACACCGACCAACAACACCGGTGGTGGTCTGCAGCCGAATCCCGAGCGTATTGTTGTTTTCGAAACCCCGGGTGATGGCAGCAACGGTATGGGTGTAGATAATGGTGACGGCACCTGGCGTCCGAATGCAAGCTGGACAATTGCATCCACGAACAACGCAAACATCCGTCCTTTCAAAATTGTTATTACAGACATCGACAGCGATGGCGTTGATGAAATCGTAGCCAGTTGCCGTGCCGGCGATGGCATCCAGATTTATTCAGTTGATAACGTACCCGATGCAGCCGACAGCTCCGATGTATGGACGCTGGAATTCAGCGGTGTAGCCGGAACGCATTACGATCTGGCTGTTATCGGAAATACCGTTTATGGTATTCAGGATAACGGTAACGTAACATCCGTCAGCTGGGATGGCACCGCATATGTTATTGGTGCAACCCAGGCTGGTATCGCTGGTGGTGGCGCATGGAACTCTGCTCAGGTTGTCGATGTAGACGGTGACACCAATCCTGAAATCATTTTGGCTTCGTGGTCTACCGCGAGCAATAATGTGTATCTGATGCAGCAAAGTGGCGATACGCTGCTTTCATACATGATCAAAGATGTGCCTG
The window above is part of the Calditrichia bacterium genome. Proteins encoded here:
- a CDS encoding PorV/PorQ family protein; protein product: MSNICKQLRVILITILFGAMPVLSQSSQDVSSIDRAGTTAGQFLKIGAGARAIGLGSAYTALTDDILSIYWNPAGLSRVRGNGEATFNHAEWLAETSYDFAAFSMNLGSFGALGIHITSLSVPEEPVRTIDNPDGTGQFWDATMISGGVSYALSLTEDFSIGFTGKFVQEKIFNQTARGAAVDLGVLYRTPFRRLWLGAAISNFGTKMQLDGRDLYINYDPFTQSGGVSNVPSKYRLEKFELPLTMRFGLALEAYKNDDITVLAVADGVQPNDNGEYLNSGLEVGVKNTIFLRGGYKSLMMENSEQGLTFGAGIRYDAAGTNLKFDFGWADYGRLDNVQFVSFTVRY
- a CDS encoding VCBS repeat-containing protein — encoded protein: MRKFVTPILMVAMLFSLTVFGQNRFDRLATIDAMPEDVGGFGNFVAGVDLDDDGLLEIYTVNDDWYDQVGLDLVPRIYKYEDGPDGWDLVWSTRLPLEFQNTWPALAAGDLDNDGKAEIIWTPTNNTGGGLQPNPERIVVFETPGDGSNGMGVDNGDGTWRPNASWTIASTNNANIRPFKIVITDIDSDGVDEIVASCRAGDGIQIYSVDNVPDAADSSDVWTLEFSGVAGTHYDLAVIGNTVYGIQDNGNVTSVSWDGTAYVIGATQAGIAGGGAWNSAQVVDVDGDTNPEIILASWSTASNNVYLMQQSGDTLLSYMIKDVPAEAGRLYGGAAGDIDGDGMLDFGFGTRGSTPNAAIFRLEYQGGDVTDEANWALQMVDAGVSDAQQYDLAGMADLTGDGKDEISRTPPERPPQPGSEVNMNAPAPAGCYQGLRSKFVQMNAPIVQRSLQWRQSTERNPGHGRATFTLSENGDALHYMLEGDVTASHIHVGEPDDDMPPPPTGSG